In the Qipengyuania pelagi genome, one interval contains:
- a CDS encoding S8 family peptidase, producing the protein MSDGPEQHKAVSAWQRGATGSGRIIAVVDTGIDLDSPEFTGRIHPDSRDVAGNRSVDGEDDHGTNVALVAAAARNDTGILGIAYDARVLALRADRPGTCGDDTPENTNLTCSFSDGDIARGIDQAVSSGATVINLSLGGGGVGSATLAAVRRAASAGIVIVVAAGNGGDGSKADVDPNQPTPFASGIREAGGSNVIIVGSIDEGSQISSFSQRAGSQANFYLTARGERICCVYENGQIFVGRDERGSFRLLFSGTSFAAPQVAGAVALMAQAFPNLTGAQIVQILLETARDLGETGVDTTYGRGMLDIAAAFAPRGTTTLAGGTSVMRIGETSVIGSAPMGDALAGSQGLTGVLLDEYKRAYEYDVTSGSRGAVPEYRLHNALAGGQRQIGGGNANLSLGFTVGDARFAAQTTAEGAMARQMQLSTREAEGAEVLAARMIARVAPDMQIGFAMREGAFGLASRMQAQERPAFLIASDAGGDVGFSRSSDASVAVRREFGRLGLTASAESGEAWIGNRRQGEEVFQGVRDRRATHTLSLAADRRFGNLDTTLGLSWLQEEDTILGAYLAQGFGAGGADTLFVDASGRWDVAPGWSLGGAYRHGLTRADRSGFVAGGSRFQSQAWSLDLTRAQVFGNADTLGFRLSQPLRVTRGGIDLMLPVSYDYASESAGFGTRRLSLAPSGRETVGELAWRGPLARGWASASLYYRTDPGHYAQAPDDAGVAVTWSRGF; encoded by the coding sequence ATGTCTGACGGGCCCGAACAGCACAAGGCCGTCAGCGCGTGGCAGCGCGGCGCGACCGGATCGGGGCGGATCATCGCGGTCGTCGATACGGGCATCGATCTCGACAGTCCTGAATTTACAGGGCGCATCCATCCCGATTCGCGCGACGTCGCGGGCAACCGCAGCGTCGATGGCGAGGACGACCACGGCACCAATGTCGCGCTCGTCGCGGCGGCGGCGCGCAACGATACCGGCATTCTCGGGATCGCCTACGATGCGCGGGTGCTGGCGCTGCGAGCAGATCGGCCCGGTACGTGCGGCGACGATACGCCGGAGAACACCAATCTGACATGCAGTTTCTCCGACGGGGATATTGCTCGGGGGATCGACCAAGCGGTGTCTTCCGGCGCGACCGTCATCAATCTGAGCCTGGGCGGCGGCGGGGTCGGCTCCGCGACTCTGGCAGCGGTCCGCCGCGCGGCAAGTGCAGGCATCGTCATCGTGGTCGCCGCCGGGAATGGCGGCGATGGCAGCAAGGCGGATGTCGATCCCAACCAGCCGACGCCCTTTGCCAGCGGTATCCGCGAAGCGGGCGGAAGCAATGTCATCATCGTCGGCTCGATCGACGAGGGATCGCAGATATCCAGCTTCAGCCAGCGCGCCGGTAGCCAGGCGAACTTCTATCTCACCGCGCGGGGCGAGCGGATCTGCTGCGTCTACGAAAACGGGCAGATCTTCGTCGGGCGTGACGAGCGGGGCAGTTTCCGCCTGCTGTTTTCCGGCACCAGCTTCGCCGCGCCGCAAGTCGCCGGGGCGGTCGCGCTGATGGCGCAGGCTTTTCCCAACCTCACCGGCGCGCAGATCGTCCAGATCCTGCTCGAAACCGCGCGCGATCTGGGCGAGACGGGCGTCGATACGACCTATGGGCGCGGTATGCTCGATATCGCGGCGGCCTTCGCCCCGCGCGGGACCACCACGCTTGCGGGCGGGACCAGCGTGATGCGCATCGGCGAGACATCGGTGATCGGTTCCGCGCCGATGGGCGATGCGCTGGCGGGGTCGCAGGGCCTCACCGGCGTCCTGCTCGACGAATACAAGCGCGCCTACGAATACGATGTGACCTCGGGATCGCGCGGCGCGGTGCCGGAATACCGGCTGCACAACGCGCTAGCAGGCGGACAGCGGCAGATCGGTGGCGGCAATGCGAACCTTTCGCTGGGCTTCACCGTCGGCGATGCGCGGTTCGCGGCGCAGACCACCGCAGAAGGCGCAATGGCGCGCCAGATGCAGCTCAGCACGCGCGAAGCGGAGGGAGCCGAAGTCCTCGCCGCACGGATGATCGCGCGCGTCGCGCCCGACATGCAGATCGGCTTCGCCATGCGCGAAGGCGCCTTCGGCCTTGCCAGCCGGATGCAGGCGCAGGAGCGTCCGGCCTTCCTGATCGCGAGCGATGCGGGCGGCGATGTGGGCTTTTCGCGCAGCAGCGATGCGAGCGTGGCCGTAAGGCGCGAGTTCGGCCGTCTCGGCCTGACCGCGAGCGCCGAAAGCGGCGAGGCATGGATCGGCAATCGCCGCCAGGGGGAAGAGGTTTTCCAGGGCGTGCGCGACCGGCGCGCGACGCATACCCTGTCGCTTGCAGCCGATCGCCGGTTCGGAAATCTCGATACGACGCTCGGCCTGTCATGGTTGCAGGAGGAGGATACGATCCTCGGCGCCTATCTGGCGCAGGGCTTCGGCGCGGGCGGGGCGGACACGCTGTTCGTCGATGCTTCGGGCCGCTGGGATGTCGCGCCGGGCTGGTCGCTGGGCGGGGCCTATCGCCACGGTCTGACCCGCGCCGATAGGAGCGGCTTTGTGGCTGGCGGGTCGCGCTTCCAAAGCCAGGCGTGGTCGCTCGACCTGACGCGGGCGCAAGTCTTCGGAAATGCCGACACGCTCGGCTTCCGCCTGTCGCAACCGCTTCGCGTGACGCGTGGGGGGATCGATCTGATGCTCCCCGTCAGCTACGATTATGCCAGCGAAAGCGCGGGCTTCGGCACGCGCCGCCTGTCGCTTGCCCCGTCGGGACGCGAGACGGTGGGCGAACTCGCATGGCGTGGCCCGCTCGCCAGGGGATGGGCATCGGCGAGCCTCTATTACCGCACCGATCCCGGCCATTACGCTCAGGCGCCCGACGATGCGGGCGTGGCGGTGACGTGGAGCCGGGGTTTTTAG
- a CDS encoding S41 family peptidase → MAFARSVLSATLALSLVACGGGGGSSSAPPTGGTPTPPSSGGDTCSLANRQQFVRDVLNEWYLFPDLLATNVTASNYTNVQDYIDALVAPARAQSKDRFFTYITSIKEENALIQSGSSAGFGIRLAYDTSANRVFVLEAFEAGTAFQAGMDRGTELLTIGGQSVASLMSSGGPQAVINALGPSDPGVARSFTFRTREGTERNANITKTEFSLDPISDRYGVKVLNDGTGPVGYINLRTFIVEDAGPQLRTAFQQFRQQGITKVILDLRYNGGGLVSVAELLGDLMAADKSGQVFSKTVLRPSKSSENEIDRFASQPQAIAATKIAVIGRGGTASASELVTNSFIPYLGDNLALVGTNTFGKPVGQFAFDRSACDDRLRAVAFKTTNANDQGEYFTGLASVVRRTCAASDGIFEQLGDPAEASVKAALDFLGGRTCTPISSGGDQTVQSAGGRQQLLQPNIPSPAQREVPGLF, encoded by the coding sequence ATGGCCTTCGCTCGTTCCGTACTGTCCGCCACTCTCGCCTTGTCGCTCGTCGCTTGTGGAGGCGGTGGTGGCAGCTCGTCGGCGCCGCCGACCGGCGGTACACCGACGCCGCCCTCATCTGGGGGCGACACCTGTTCACTCGCCAACCGCCAGCAATTCGTGCGCGACGTGCTGAACGAATGGTATCTGTTCCCCGACCTCCTCGCGACAAACGTAACCGCGTCGAACTACACGAATGTCCAGGATTATATCGACGCGCTGGTCGCCCCGGCGCGCGCGCAGTCGAAGGATCGTTTCTTCACCTACATCACGTCGATCAAGGAAGAGAACGCCCTGATCCAGAGCGGATCGAGCGCCGGCTTCGGCATTCGCCTCGCCTACGACACCAGCGCCAATCGCGTCTTCGTCCTCGAAGCGTTCGAAGCCGGTACGGCTTTCCAGGCGGGCATGGACCGCGGCACCGAATTGCTGACCATCGGCGGCCAGTCGGTCGCGTCCCTGATGTCGAGCGGGGGGCCGCAGGCGGTCATCAACGCGCTTGGGCCTTCCGACCCTGGGGTCGCGCGGTCCTTCACCTTCCGCACCCGGGAGGGTACCGAACGCAACGCCAATATCACCAAGACCGAATTCTCGCTCGATCCGATCTCTGATCGTTACGGCGTCAAGGTCCTCAACGACGGCACCGGTCCGGTCGGCTATATCAACCTGCGCACCTTCATCGTCGAGGATGCGGGACCCCAACTGCGCACGGCGTTCCAGCAATTCCGGCAGCAGGGGATTACCAAGGTCATCCTCGACCTGCGCTATAATGGCGGCGGGCTGGTTTCGGTCGCGGAACTGCTCGGTGATCTGATGGCAGCCGACAAGAGTGGCCAGGTCTTCAGCAAGACCGTGTTGCGGCCTTCCAAATCCTCGGAGAACGAAATCGATCGCTTTGCGTCGCAGCCCCAGGCCATTGCGGCGACGAAGATCGCGGTGATCGGACGCGGGGGCACGGCGTCGGCCAGCGAATTGGTGACCAATTCCTTCATCCCCTATCTGGGCGACAACCTCGCGCTGGTCGGGACCAACACGTTCGGCAAGCCCGTCGGTCAGTTCGCCTTCGACCGTTCGGCGTGCGACGATCGCTTGCGCGCGGTCGCGTTCAAGACGACCAATGCCAACGATCAGGGCGAATATTTCACCGGCCTTGCCAGCGTGGTTCGGCGGACCTGCGCCGCCAGCGATGGGATTTTCGAGCAGCTGGGCGATCCGGCCGAAGCGTCCGTCAAAGCGGCGCTGGATTTCCTGGGCGGTCGCACCTGCACGCCGATCAGCAGCGGCGGCGATCAGACGGTGCAATCGGCCGGCGGTCGCCAGCAACTTCTCCAGCCGAACATTCCCAGCCCCGCGCAGCGAGAAGTGCCGGGCCTGTTCTGA
- a CDS encoding DUF1810 domain-containing protein, which produces MADADPFAHFLTAQEDVFDAALAELNAGRKRGHWMWFVFPQIAGLGSSEMARRFALSGKAEARAFAKHPVFGDRLDQATEAMLDWAGTMAAEEILGPVDAMKFRSSMTLFEASADDTDPFTAALDQFYEGERDALTLQRL; this is translated from the coding sequence ATGGCCGATGCTGATCCCTTCGCGCATTTCCTTACTGCACAGGAGGACGTGTTCGACGCGGCGCTGGCGGAATTGAATGCAGGGCGGAAACGAGGCCATTGGATGTGGTTTGTCTTCCCGCAAATCGCGGGCCTCGGGTCGAGTGAAATGGCCCGCCGTTTCGCTTTGTCCGGCAAGGCCGAGGCACGCGCCTTCGCGAAACATCCCGTTTTTGGCGATCGCTTGGATCAGGCGACCGAAGCCATGCTGGACTGGGCCGGGACGATGGCGGCGGAGGAAATCCTGGGACCGGTGGATGCGATGAAATTCCGCAGTTCGATGACTCTGTTCGAAGCATCGGCAGACGATACCGACCCCTTTACCGCCGCGCTCGACCAGTTCTACGAGGGGGAGCGCGACGCCCTCACCCTCCAGCGTCTCTGA
- a CDS encoding YbhB/YbcL family Raf kinase inhibitor-like protein: MSDGENWVTRAVGGGAFANDLAIARFGSEKLLGRSGFALTSPAFKHGDELDPSFTAIEEDAVAPPLEWSAPPPGTQEVVLIVEDADAPADKPLLHWLAWGFPGQRGKLFEGEVPPRAGKNARGNSEWLLPDPPIGKEHRYVFQLFALDLPLTLMPGATREDVEASIKDHVVACAVLTGRFEGHEREDLDLEEDLGIDPEDLDLD; this comes from the coding sequence GTGAGTGATGGTGAGAACTGGGTGACGCGGGCGGTCGGCGGCGGAGCTTTCGCCAACGATCTCGCAATCGCGCGCTTCGGTTCGGAAAAACTGCTCGGCCGTTCGGGCTTCGCTCTGACCAGCCCCGCTTTCAAGCACGGCGATGAACTCGATCCCAGCTTCACCGCAATCGAGGAGGACGCCGTCGCTCCGCCGCTCGAATGGAGCGCGCCGCCTCCGGGCACGCAGGAAGTGGTCCTGATCGTAGAGGATGCGGATGCGCCCGCCGACAAGCCGCTTCTGCACTGGCTCGCCTGGGGCTTTCCCGGTCAGCGCGGCAAATTGTTCGAAGGCGAGGTTCCGCCCCGCGCGGGCAAGAATGCGCGTGGCAATTCCGAATGGCTGTTGCCCGATCCGCCGATCGGCAAGGAACATCGCTATGTCTTCCAGCTGTTCGCGCTCGACTTGCCGCTGACGCTGATGCCCGGCGCCACGCGCGAGGATGTCGAAGCGTCGATCAAGGACCATGTCGTGGCCTGTGCAGTGCTGACAGGGCGGTTCGAAGGGCACGAACGCGAAGACCTCGATCTCGAAGAGGATCTGGGCATCGATCCCGAAGATCTCGACCTCGACTGA
- a CDS encoding DUF3253 domain-containing protein — translation MACATPRSAIQALLDERKRGASICPSEAARILARDGEDWRKSMPIVHAAVDEMIGEAIVTISWKGQGLRTREGPYRISLTTNASDEP, via the coding sequence ATGGCTTGCGCCACCCCCCGATCGGCCATTCAGGCCCTGCTCGACGAGCGCAAACGGGGGGCGTCTATCTGTCCGAGCGAAGCGGCACGCATTCTGGCTCGCGATGGTGAGGATTGGCGCAAATCCATGCCCATAGTCCATGCGGCGGTCGACGAAATGATCGGCGAAGCAATTGTCACTATCAGCTGGAAGGGACAGGGGCTCCGGACACGCGAAGGCCCGTATCGGATTTCGCTGACCACGAATGCGAGTGACGAGCCGTGA
- a CDS encoding DUF2945 domain-containing protein → MSNPNSFRTDQYVEWEWGNGKGKGQIKERFEREVTRTLQGSEITKDGTEDNPAYLIKQEDGDEVLKRGSELSAQN, encoded by the coding sequence ATGAGCAATCCGAACAGCTTCCGGACCGACCAGTATGTCGAATGGGAATGGGGCAACGGCAAAGGCAAGGGCCAGATCAAGGAACGCTTCGAGCGCGAGGTGACCCGCACCCTTCAGGGTAGCGAAATCACCAAGGACGGGACCGAGGACAATCCGGCCTATCTGATCAAGCAGGAAGATGGCGACGAGGTCCTGAAGCGCGGCAGCGAATTGTCGGCGCAGAACTGA
- the dapD gene encoding 2,3,4,5-tetrahydropyridine-2,6-dicarboxylate N-succinyltransferase, which produces MTANLARAIEAAWDDRASVTPESHEVRDHVERALAMLDSGEARVAEPDGTGGWQVNQWLKKAVLLSFRLNDNQVMDGGSAGHPAFDKVPSKFAGWDDARFRAAGFRVVPGAVARAGAYIAPGCVLMPSFVNIGAHVGKGTMVDTFASIGSCAQVGENCHISAGAGIGGVLEPMQANPTIIGDNCFIGARSEIVEGVIVGEGSVVAMGVFITQSTKIVDRATGTVTRGEIPPYSVVVPGTLPDPDGGPSLACAVIVKTVDARTREKTGINELLRD; this is translated from the coding sequence ATGACCGCAAACCTCGCCCGAGCCATCGAAGCTGCCTGGGACGATCGGGCCTCGGTCACTCCCGAAAGCCATGAGGTGCGCGACCATGTCGAACGCGCGCTCGCCATGCTCGACAGCGGCGAGGCGCGCGTGGCCGAGCCCGATGGGACCGGCGGGTGGCAGGTCAATCAATGGCTCAAGAAGGCCGTGCTCCTGAGCTTCCGCCTCAACGACAATCAGGTGATGGACGGCGGCAGTGCGGGCCATCCTGCCTTCGACAAGGTGCCCAGCAAGTTCGCCGGATGGGACGATGCGCGCTTCCGCGCGGCGGGATTTCGCGTGGTGCCGGGCGCGGTCGCGCGTGCCGGGGCCTATATCGCGCCGGGCTGCGTCCTGATGCCGAGCTTCGTTAATATCGGCGCCCATGTCGGCAAGGGTACGATGGTCGATACCTTTGCCAGCATCGGCAGCTGCGCCCAGGTGGGTGAGAACTGCCACATCTCGGCGGGCGCGGGCATCGGCGGCGTGCTCGAACCGATGCAGGCGAACCCCACCATCATCGGCGACAATTGCTTCATCGGCGCGCGCAGCGAAATCGTCGAGGGCGTGATCGTCGGCGAAGGATCGGTGGTGGCGATGGGCGTCTTCATCACCCAGTCGACCAAGATCGTCGACCGGGCGACCGGCACGGTCACGCGCGGTGAAATCCCGCCTTATTCCGTCGTCGTCCCCGGCACCCTGCCCGATCCCGATGGCGGCCCCTCGCTTGCCTGCGCGGTCATCGTGAAGACGGTGGATGCCCGGACGCGCGAAAAGACCGGCATCAACGAGTTGCTGCGCGATTGA
- a CDS encoding Zn-dependent alcohol dehydrogenase, with amino-acid sequence MAKAAILEQTGSLTIGEVTLADPLPHEVLIDTKACGLCHSDLHFIDGAYPHPMPAIPGHEAAGVVRAVGSEVKTVKPGDHVVTCLSAFCGHCEFCVTGRMALCMGADTRRPQTADPRIMRSDGPGSGSPVAQMLNLSAFCEQMLIHEHACVAIDKDMPLDRAAIIGCAVTTGAGAVFNACSVVPGEAVAVVGCGGVGLAVVNAAKIAGAGKVIAIDPLKEKRDLAEALGATHTVDAMADDAVEQVMKITGGGVHHAIEAVGRDASAKLAVKLLRRGGTATILGMMPLDCKVGLGAMDLLSGKKLQGAIMGMNHFPVDLPRLVDFYMRGLLDLDTIIAERIPLEDINKGFDTMREGHSARSVVVFD; translated from the coding sequence ATGGCAAAGGCCGCAATTCTCGAACAGACCGGCAGTCTCACGATCGGCGAGGTCACACTCGCCGATCCGCTGCCGCACGAAGTCCTGATCGACACCAAGGCCTGTGGCCTGTGCCATTCGGACCTCCATTTCATCGACGGGGCCTACCCCCACCCCATGCCCGCCATTCCGGGGCACGAGGCGGCGGGCGTGGTGCGCGCGGTCGGGTCGGAGGTGAAGACGGTGAAGCCGGGCGACCATGTGGTCACCTGCCTTTCCGCCTTTTGCGGCCATTGCGAATTCTGCGTCACGGGCCGGATGGCGCTGTGCATGGGCGCCGATACGCGCCGCCCGCAGACCGCCGATCCGCGCATCATGCGCAGTGACGGCCCAGGCTCGGGATCCCCGGTCGCGCAGATGCTGAACCTGTCGGCCTTCTGCGAACAGATGCTGATCCACGAACACGCCTGCGTCGCCATCGACAAGGACATGCCGCTCGATCGCGCCGCCATCATCGGCTGCGCGGTGACGACGGGGGCGGGCGCGGTGTTCAACGCCTGCTCGGTCGTGCCGGGCGAAGCGGTCGCGGTGGTCGGCTGCGGCGGCGTCGGCCTAGCGGTCGTCAACGCGGCCAAGATCGCGGGCGCGGGCAAGGTGATCGCGATCGATCCGTTGAAGGAGAAACGCGACCTCGCCGAAGCGCTCGGCGCGACGCACACGGTCGATGCGATGGCGGACGATGCGGTCGAACAGGTGATGAAGATCACGGGCGGCGGCGTCCACCACGCGATCGAGGCGGTCGGGCGCGATGCCTCGGCCAAGCTCGCGGTTAAGCTGCTTCGCCGCGGCGGCACGGCCACGATCCTCGGCATGATGCCATTGGACTGCAAGGTCGGCCTCGGCGCGATGGACCTGCTGTCGGGCAAGAAACTCCAGGGCGCGATCATGGGGATGAACCATTTCCCGGTCGATCTGCCGCGCCTTGTCGATTTCTACATGCGCGGCCTGCTTGATCTCGACACGATCATCGCGGAGCGTATCCCTCTGGAAGACATCAACAAGGGTTTCGACACGATGCGCGAAGGCCATTCCGCCCGCAGCGTGGTGGTGTTCGACTGA
- a CDS encoding phosphotransferase family protein, with the protein MADETIDFDKEMVGTVAVPDADTLDLDRLTTWFEANVEGFEGPISYSKFKGGQSNPTYRIDTPNRSYVLRRQPFGKLLPSAHAVDREYKAMSALGPTGFPVPKTYGLCEDTDVIGSMFFVMGLADGRSLWNGALPGIAKEDRRAIYHAMIDTMADLHTTDPAKIGMDDFGKPQDYCARQIARWTKQYRLSETETIPEMDRLIEWLPETIPPQHESSVVHGDYRLDNLIFKKDANRVLAVLDWELSTLGDPVADFAYLMLNWHNPADGRAGLLGLDLEELGIPSQDEAVERYVARTGYPVPPMDWYFAYNLFRLAGIMQGIKKRVIDGTASSAHAKAMSERVVPLVQRAHQFALDAGMPA; encoded by the coding sequence ATGGCGGACGAAACGATCGATTTCGACAAGGAGATGGTCGGCACCGTCGCGGTGCCGGATGCCGACACGCTCGACCTCGACCGGCTGACGACATGGTTCGAGGCCAATGTCGAAGGCTTCGAAGGGCCGATCTCCTATTCGAAGTTCAAAGGCGGCCAGTCCAACCCGACCTACCGCATCGATACGCCGAACCGCAGCTATGTCCTGCGCCGCCAGCCTTTCGGCAAATTGCTGCCGAGCGCCCACGCCGTGGATCGCGAATACAAGGCGATGTCGGCGCTGGGCCCGACGGGGTTTCCGGTGCCGAAGACCTACGGCCTGTGCGAGGATACGGACGTCATCGGATCGATGTTCTTCGTCATGGGCCTCGCCGATGGACGGTCTTTGTGGAACGGCGCTCTGCCCGGCATCGCGAAGGAGGATCGCCGCGCGATCTATCACGCGATGATCGACACCATGGCCGATCTCCACACGACCGACCCGGCGAAGATCGGCATGGACGATTTCGGCAAGCCGCAGGATTACTGCGCGCGCCAGATCGCCCGCTGGACCAAGCAGTATCGCCTGTCCGAGACCGAGACGATCCCCGAAATGGATCGCCTTATCGAATGGCTGCCCGAGACGATCCCGCCGCAGCACGAAAGCTCGGTCGTCCATGGCGATTACCGGCTCGACAATCTGATTTTCAAAAAGGACGCCAATCGCGTCCTCGCCGTGCTCGATTGGGAATTATCTACTCTGGGCGATCCGGTCGCCGATTTCGCCTATCTCATGCTCAACTGGCACAATCCGGCGGATGGGCGCGCGGGCCTGCTCGGCCTCGATCTCGAAGAGCTGGGCATTCCGTCGCAGGACGAGGCGGTCGAACGCTATGTCGCGCGCACCGGCTATCCGGTCCCGCCGATGGACTGGTATTTCGCCTACAACCTCTTCCGGCTCGCCGGGATCATGCAGGGTATCAAGAAGCGCGTGATCGACGGCACGGCCAGTTCCGCCCACGCCAAGGCGATGAGCGAGCGGGTGGTCCCGCTGGTCCAGCGCGCGCACCAGTTCGCGCTGGATGCGGGGATGCCGGCCTAG
- a CDS encoding DUF3140 domain-containing protein, translating to MASDTDDDREETWSEFRDCVNMAPQELEDWLDTEESKSVGDSDGGESTGHRSGRRIVAIKRTNKGDLTDSQWEHMDKVVGYIHRHLAQRPDGDIEDTDWRYSLMNWGHDPLKAD from the coding sequence ATGGCGTCGGACACGGATGACGACCGCGAGGAAACCTGGTCCGAATTTCGCGACTGCGTCAACATGGCGCCCCAGGAACTCGAAGACTGGCTCGATACCGAGGAATCGAAATCTGTTGGCGACAGCGATGGCGGCGAAAGCACCGGTCACAGATCGGGGCGCCGCATCGTCGCAATTAAGCGCACGAACAAGGGCGATCTCACCGACAGCCAATGGGAGCATATGGACAAGGTGGTCGGCTATATCCACCGCCACCTCGCCCAGCGTCCCGACGGCGATATTGAGGACACGGACTGGCGCTACAGCCTGATGAACTGGGGCCACGATCCGCTCAAGGCGGACTGA
- a CDS encoding SWIB/MDM2 domain-containing protein, which produces MAGKNNALQKPVNLSPELENVVGKGPMTRAQVTSKVWDHIKANDLQDAKDRRMINPDDKLGAVIGKEQISMFKMTGAVSKHMS; this is translated from the coding sequence ATGGCTGGGAAGAACAACGCACTACAGAAGCCCGTCAATCTCTCGCCCGAGCTGGAAAACGTCGTGGGCAAGGGTCCGATGACGCGCGCTCAGGTCACGTCCAAGGTGTGGGACCACATCAAGGCGAACGACCTCCAGGACGCCAAGGACCGCCGCATGATCAACCCCGACGACAAGCTGGGCGCGGTGATCGGTAAGGAACAGATTTCGATGTTCAAGATGACCGGTGCCGTCTCGAAGCATATGAGCTGA
- a CDS encoding DUF3008 family protein — MPAKSKAQQKAAGAALSAKRGDTKVGDLQGASKQMYDSMSEDELEDYASTDLDGLPDHVDEDDS; from the coding sequence ATGCCCGCCAAGAGCAAGGCGCAGCAGAAGGCTGCCGGAGCCGCCCTGTCCGCCAAGCGCGGCGATACCAAGGTCGGCGACCTTCAGGGCGCATCCAAGCAGATGTATGACAGCATGAGCGAGGACGAGCTGGAGGATTATGCCTCCACCGACCTCGACGGGCTGCCCGACCACGTCGACGAGGATGACAGCTGA
- a CDS encoding DoxX family protein → MIRALLRLLLASLYAIAGVLHIVAPRPFLSIMPGGLPYPEAIVLLTGVAELIGAIALAQGWSSTLQRAGAIGLALYAVCVFPANINHFALDMARPDNGLGLAYHIPRMFAQPIIVWWALWAGGVTDWPFRRRHN, encoded by the coding sequence GTGATCCGCGCGCTCCTCCGCCTCCTATTGGCATCACTCTACGCGATCGCCGGAGTGCTCCACATCGTTGCGCCGCGACCATTTCTGTCGATCATGCCGGGCGGCTTGCCCTACCCTGAAGCGATCGTGCTGTTGACCGGCGTCGCGGAACTGATCGGCGCGATCGCGCTGGCCCAGGGATGGTCATCGACGCTGCAACGGGCCGGAGCGATCGGCCTCGCCCTTTATGCGGTTTGCGTTTTCCCGGCCAATATAAACCATTTCGCGCTCGACATGGCGCGGCCCGACAACGGTCTGGGCCTTGCCTATCATATCCCGCGCATGTTCGCCCAACCGATCATCGTCTGGTGGGCGCTGTGGGCCGGCGGCGTCACGGACTGGCCGTTCCGCCGCCGACACAACTGA